A genomic region of Zea mays cultivar B73 chromosome 6, Zm-B73-REFERENCE-NAM-5.0, whole genome shotgun sequence contains the following coding sequences:
- the LOC118472182 gene encoding uncharacterized protein, whose product MLRSAVKNQRYRLKQKYFNGVPANEISTTSPVSYMTDEQWRALVAKWSDPKNMEISAKNKQNRSQVKFHQATGSRCYVAHLHAYKQKRNREEPSLDQTEELDAVDAFKTCHTSSKRGLSEPAREALSHMEALRAEPVAEGEMPASSVHLVSKVLSQSSSHQFLKSVGIKTSATSKASSSNHSELREQLAAEATAAVQGELDQLRKKCEEVEEQQARTQRELEEYKKITEKNSKEMEETNVLIKKLLSLHGNSSST is encoded by the exons ATGCTACGCTCTGCGGTAAAAAACCAGCGTTATCGGCTCAAGCAGAAATACTTCAATGGTGTACCTGCAAATGAGATTAGCACAACTTCTCCTGTATCTTACATGACTGATGAACAGTGGAGGGCATTAGTTGCAAAGTGGTCTGATCCAAAGAACATG GAAATAAGTGCAAAGAACAAGCAGAACCGCAGTCAAGTCAAGTTTCATCAGGCTACGGGTTCTCGCTGCTATGTGGCACACTTACATGCATAT AAGCAGAAGAGAAACCGAGAAGAACCCAGCTTAGACCAGACTGAAGAACTAGATGCGGTGGACGCCTTCAAGACCTGTCATACCAGCTCCAAACGTGGCCTGAGTGAACCGGCAAGAGAAGCACTT TCTCATATGGAGGCTTTGAGggctgaacctgttgctgaaggtgagATGCCAGCATCCAGTGTGCACCTTGTGTCGAAGGTGCTGTCCCAGAGCAGCTCACACCAATTCCTGAAAAGCGTCGGCATCAAAACATCGGCAACCTCCAAGGCTTCATCATCAAATCATAGTGAGCTTCGGGAACAACTTGCAGCTGAAGCGACGGCTGCTGTTCAAGGTGAACTCGACCAGCTCAGGAAGAAATGTGAAGAAGTTGAGGAACAGCAGGCGAGGACACAAAGGGAGTTGGAGGAGTACAAGAAGATAACAGAGAAGAacagcaaggagatggaggagaccaatgtgctcatcaagaagctcttgtccttgcatggtaactcttcttcgaCATGA